The nucleotide window TCGGATCGTGGGGTCGTGTTGGGGTATGGGGGTCTATAGATCGACATTGACGTGGACGTGATGTCAAGGAAGATCAAAAACTCGTTCTCCTCTTAAAGGGTTAGTTCCTTTatgttccttttttcatttactttgTTGCTACTTGACTTGTTTTCTCGCTATCTTTgaattttggatttttttctcGACGTTTTCTGAATGATCAACTCTTTCGTTGAATGCTGCTCCAAAGACCATGTTTGCGATTAATACTTTCTCCCCTTGTTGAGATTGGCTGGACGTACCAACGCCAACGACGATTATATTTTTCAGCCTTTGCAGACGTGCAATTCGAATTATATAAAAATCGTGCGTATGGTGCCAGTGCTACCAGCACATCTACCGGACACGAAGAAAGTTTTCTTTGCAAATTTGAGGTTTCGTTTAGGCCATAAAAAAATCTGTTTCAGGTGTTTCTGTttgcttgtttctttttgtgtaGCTGTTTTATTCTcatttttcgtatttttttgaGTTCAAAATTTCATACAATACATTAATTCTGTTTAAAGTTATTTGATTAGTTCATTTGATTCATTTCACATCGCCCTCATACaaatctatccatttctgtaagaattatgaaaaaatattcataaataaaaaacttgagacaagacgtatttttatagtttttgcgctctatagATATCCTCGACCCtattgacaaaagtaaaaaaaaataatccttttaaatttttttttctatgagcatttgttcaaaaacttttaCAGAAGTAGATAGattttgatgagggctatcgatatctgtaaaatttatttaattttgaattatagtttttccgcaaaaactgatttaagttttacataaATCAGGGAGTTTGGGGTTACCCGATACCTGtgaaaccgcaccgacctaaacaaaaaattctaaacCGGTTTACTACcttagtaaaaaatttttatgtaataattttgaacaaatggatagatcttatcaagagctatccattcctgcaattttttcagtatagtttaccgattataattcatttagtttcacAATctgtcaaaccacaccgagaaaaatatccaatcggtttactactcggttaggtatttgttaagcaaaaatttaacggaagtggatagccatatcatcggctatccatttctgtaaaatttgtttatttagatcTAATATTTTAACCTatgaagctattttaattttgtgtactgggatagagggattacccgagacacgttaaaccgcaccgtcctgcctacctgaaaaatagctgatcggtcattactcgggtaggtgcttttcaagcggttttctttcgttcaaaatactccgtttaaaagatatggcccagccttaacttaaaaaagggtgggcaagtgaaggaaaataaataaaactataatgtaTTGCACAAAATAAGTCAAATAGgatacacagtaatgatatcgggttttggaacacgttccactacccgaatgcccatgagtgaaaattcacaattattacagtaattttaatgaaattataacgttgcttaattaagtaatattttaataaatgaaaacaaaattataaggtTAAAAggttgtattacggaaaggaaacagaaagaaaaataaacaataaacataaataataacaaacacaaaacaaaaaaataacggctcgggtgttttgtgttttttcctgacagggttcaggttcctgaacgagatggagttgcaactgaatgcgtaaggcaagttgcgctagtatagcgaattgagctgcctatctcttgctgcaaattgaggccagggacctgaaccctaccaggagttgtcgtcatgttttgcctgacaccgttcaggcccctgaacgagatggagttggcAAAATCTGCCCCATTCGACCTAAACGTTGCCATTTACGGAATATCAAGATCTGGGCCAGATTTTTGTGGGAAGGGCTACAGGAGTACGCCTACCATGCTATTATACCATGGCAGTTCAATTACTAACACACATCGGGCAGGTAATTTTTCAGTTTATGTTTTTACTCAAATTTGCAAGTTAAAAAACGTTTCGTCAGTTTAAGGCGACCCGCAAAAATCTCCATTTTACGTTATAATGTAAGTTCACTTGACTTTCCGTGGCCATCAAGaagttaaaataaaattgagcTTGTAACTTTGTTGCCTTAGTTTTATACTATTATTTTCTTACAATAAAGTACAGACCTAAAATGCTGAAGATAACGGAAATGTGAAAAGACATGCATAACAATATTCGAACTGTGGATGTGGGTAAATTAGGCAGTTCAATCAAATCATACGTTTATATGGCATTGACGAAGGCTTTGATTCCATTCCACGTTTCAATGGCTGTTGGAACAATTTGATCGGGTGGTAAAACAAATCCATAAGTACCTAGGTCACGAAGCTCAATGGTGTAGGAGTGTAGTATTCCTTCGCCTTCGTAATAATAATCGGTGGTCACACCCGATCCGAGatcttgaaaacaaaacagaaaagataAAACGAGAAATTAGCCAAGTCGTCATTTATAATTGACAAAGCAAAACAGAAAGATGGCACTGGAGATTAACTTACAGAGAGCGTTAGCGAAACTGCCGTATGTGTACTGTGTTCCGTAAGTGGCCGTAAGTGCATTGACGCCTATTTCCATGACACGGTACTGTAGTGACAACAAGTAAATATTAGATTTTGCTTTTCACAAGTTTTATCATTTTTGCAAAGATTCACCATTTCTGCATACTCCAGTGGATACTCAATGGAATATCCGTAAGGTGATAGCCATTGTTGGTCATAGGAATGAACGGAAATGGCCGACCTGATCCTCCCACGATCGGCAACAATCAAGTCCTTCAATATCCATTAAAATTTTAGtttcaataataataatataataattacTTTAATTGTGTTGGACTCTAGCTCAGAAAGTGGTCCTTCTCCTCGGTAAGCTATAGATATGACGATGCAAGGTACAATCGAATGCATCATAAGAAATCAGCTGTTTCACGTGGGCTAATTCGAACACAatttgaaaaaggaaatgaatgaaaattgCGTAATACTTGTAGAGCAGGGAGAATCAGATCCACCATCAGGGCTACCAAAACCAACTGGAAAATTACGATTGATATCGACACCACGACATGCGGAATTATTGATGAAGACACGATTTTTTCTCCACAAGCGATCCTGCCAATATTTAACCGTTTGTAAATTCTATTCGTAAATGACATTTTCAAGCCCAAATTAAAAGATAATTACGTCGCTCCAGGTGTAGGCATAACCATCTGGATTGGCGATTGGCACGAATTTCCAATCGTATTTATCGACAAGATCGGTAATTTCGGGATCAGAACCATACCCAGTAGTGATCTGCGTATACAATTATGTATAACAAATACTATAATGTTGtcaaaagaaagcaaaaagtACGTCTCTTTACCTGGTCAATAATCCAAATGCATGTTGCGGCCGTAATCCACTCTCTTGCGTGCACATTGCATTCGAAGAACTCAACAGGTTTATTGGCAGAAAGATCAGTGCTGATGATTAACTGAACAATGTCACGACCCTCTGCGGTTGTCCCTCCAACCTTAGTCGACACTATTGGGTTTGTATTAGCCAAGTCAGCCAAGTAAGCCATCACCTGTTTTGAAcaataatataaaataaaacttgcAGGTGAACACTGTTTATGGGAATATGGGTTTACCTCTTCGTACGTGTGATAATTTTCAAGATCAATTGCTTTTCCACTGTAAAGTGCACGTCGGAGAGCGATGGTCTCTTGTTCCTGTCGCACCAACTCACCAATATCAGCAATATGGATTTTATGATTAATGTTCATACGAGTTAAGGTTTCAACCACATGGTCGTACCTGTTAACGGTATACAGATTAAATAACATGTACAACCTTATTGAAGATGAAACGTACCATTCGGGATGGACGCGAATGTCGACAAACTTGTTAATTTTACTCGGTGGGAACCAGAAGTCGAGGAAGCTGGTCGTTTGCGAGAACCAATTGTTCAAAAGTTCCAGTTGGTCTTTCGTCTCGGGAATCGCACGGATCACAACATGCCTGTCATAGAGAAATGCTTCAGGTTAACAACTTTTAAGACCTCAGTGTGTGTCAGGTATTAGCTGAGCTTGTTATGCATTGGGAAATGTAATTTAAATACCCGGAGTA belongs to Daphnia magna isolate NIES linkage group LG1, ASM2063170v1.1, whole genome shotgun sequence and includes:
- the LOC116925405 gene encoding carboxypeptidase B, whose product is MKIPFAVLCSSLLLSISVTANVDYSGHVVIRAIPETKDQLELLNNWFSQTTSFLDFWFPPSKINKFVDIRVHPEWYDHVVETLTRMNINHKIHIADIGELVRQEQETIALRRALYSGKAIDLENYHTYEEVMAYLADLANTNPIVSTKVGGTTAEGRDIVQLIISTDLSANKPVEFFECNVHAREWITAATCIWIIDQITTGYGSDPEITDLVDKYDWKFVPIANPDGYAYTWSDDRLWRKNRVFINNSACRGVDINRNFPVGFGSPDGGSDSPCSTTYRGEGPLSELESNTIKDLIVADRGRIRSAISVHSYDQQWLSPYGYSIEYPLEYAEMYRVMEIGVNALTATYGTQYTYGSFANALYLGSGVTTDYYYEGEGILHSYTIELRDLGTYGFVLPPDQIVPTAIETWNGIKAFVNAI